One window of Treponema denticola genomic DNA carries:
- a CDS encoding bactofilin family protein encodes MAEIDKVNLLDLDEEDYDTVLAPDIQFSGKIECKKPFMIKGNVEGFLVSTSDVTVDENSVVKANIRADRVVIKGAVEGNVLADTMVHVFSCGKLIGDVTAPEVVLESGCVFNGICTMTKDKQFGR; translated from the coding sequence ATGGCTGAGATAGACAAAGTTAATTTATTGGATTTGGATGAAGAAGATTACGATACGGTTTTAGCTCCTGATATTCAGTTTAGCGGTAAGATAGAGTGTAAAAAACCGTTTATGATCAAGGGCAATGTGGAAGGCTTTTTGGTTTCTACAAGCGATGTAACCGTTGATGAAAATTCTGTTGTTAAGGCCAATATCAGGGCTGACAGGGTTGTTATCAAGGGAGCTGTTGAAGGTAATGTTTTGGCCGATACTATGGTGCATGTTTTTTCTTGCGGAAAACTTATAGGCGATGTTACGGCTCCGGAAGTCGTTCTTGAAAGCGGATGTGTATTTAACGGTATTTGTACCATGACAAAGGATAAGCAATTTGGAAGATAA
- the brnQ gene encoding branched-chain amino acid transport system II carrier protein — MSKKTTDIIVIGFALFAMFLGAGNLIFPPTLGHLSGKDWIFSLLGFLVTGVGMPVLGIISMGKCGGQLSNFTKNINQLFGTFFIIFVMLIIGPLFAIPRTAATTYEIAIRPNFGISSVLSSFIFFAITLFFVLTPNNVIDRVGKFLTPALIAVLGLLVIKGFITPIGRPSDPSVDKIFLRGFKEGYQTMDALGSMILATIVISSITAKGYTEKKSLLKMTIWTGLIACIGLGIVYGGLVYVGATGSAVLSDNLSRTEIVVQSSEILWGRGGRIVLGLAIGLACLTTSIGLTATAGEYFSKRFKDDISYRATVIIICVVSFFLSNFGVDNIISIAGPILEIIYPVAIVLIVLNLFAEFIPNKYFFHGAVIGTLSISILQGWVAAQELINNLLIKLEAFPAMDQVGMSFNTTINVLKTLPFEGIGFPWLLPALGLSLLLGFGYIIMQKTEKAPSMKSESQKKDE, encoded by the coding sequence ATGAGCAAAAAGACCACCGATATTATTGTTATAGGTTTTGCTTTATTTGCTATGTTTTTAGGAGCCGGAAACTTGATATTTCCGCCTACGTTGGGACACTTATCGGGAAAGGACTGGATTTTTTCTCTTTTAGGTTTTTTGGTAACGGGAGTCGGAATGCCCGTTTTGGGTATCATATCCATGGGAAAATGCGGCGGACAACTTTCCAATTTTACTAAAAATATAAACCAATTATTCGGAACTTTTTTTATAATCTTTGTTATGCTTATAATAGGGCCTCTTTTTGCTATTCCAAGAACTGCAGCCACTACTTATGAAATAGCTATCAGACCCAACTTCGGGATAAGCTCTGTTTTATCGTCCTTTATATTTTTTGCGATTACTCTTTTCTTTGTTTTAACCCCTAATAATGTTATCGATAGGGTAGGAAAGTTTTTAACGCCTGCCTTGATAGCCGTTTTAGGCCTCTTGGTTATAAAAGGCTTTATTACTCCCATAGGCAGACCCTCAGATCCTTCAGTCGATAAGATATTTTTAAGAGGTTTTAAAGAAGGCTATCAAACTATGGATGCTCTAGGCTCCATGATATTGGCTACAATAGTTATTTCGAGTATCACCGCAAAAGGTTATACGGAAAAAAAATCTCTTTTAAAGATGACAATCTGGACGGGGCTTATTGCATGTATAGGCTTAGGTATTGTTTACGGAGGCCTTGTATATGTCGGAGCAACAGGAAGTGCCGTTTTATCCGATAATCTTTCGCGAACCGAAATTGTAGTTCAGTCCAGCGAGATATTATGGGGAAGGGGAGGACGGATAGTTTTAGGCTTAGCAATAGGTTTAGCCTGTTTAACCACCTCAATAGGTCTTACAGCAACTGCAGGAGAGTATTTTTCTAAAAGATTTAAAGACGATATAAGCTACCGAGCTACAGTTATCATTATCTGTGTTGTAAGTTTTTTTCTTTCAAACTTCGGTGTAGATAACATTATCTCTATTGCCGGTCCTATTTTGGAAATTATTTATCCTGTAGCAATTGTTTTGATAGTTTTAAATTTGTTTGCAGAATTTATACCTAACAAGTACTTTTTCCATGGTGCAGTGATAGGCACTCTTTCGATAAGTATCCTTCAAGGCTGGGTTGCGGCTCAAGAACTTATCAATAACTTGCTTATTAAGCTTGAAGCCTTTCCGGCAATGGATCAAGTGGGTATGAGTTTTAATACTACCATCAATGTATTAAAGACTCTTCCCTTTGAAGGTATAGGCTTCCCATGGCTCCTTCCTGCGTTAGGCCTTTCTCTCTTGTTAGGCTTTGGTTATATTATTATGCAAAAGACCGAAAAGGCTCCCTCAATGAAGAGTGAATCTCAAAAAAAGGATGAATAA
- a CDS encoding Rpn family recombination-promoting nuclease/putative transposase, whose translation MLKKFEDLTLQDDFMFCKVMQNPDLCKKLIEMILTDTIGKIAYISIQHNINTYEQAKSVRFDVLVQTENGKFYDVEMQVSNEKNISKRMRFYQAAIDISFLDKGNFYNDLNESFIIFICLFDVLGKNRSIYTFENICLEDKNISLQDGTKKVIINAEAFKDTKNKELKEFLEYLKTGKTKSEFTREIETMIQAVKNNEQARQEYRLMSTFEMDARYKGIYETKRETAKILKQLGDSLQKIMQVTGLTESEIEKL comes from the coding sequence ATGCTGAAAAAATTTGAAGATTTAACATTACAGGATGACTTTATGTTTTGTAAGGTCATGCAAAATCCGGATTTGTGTAAAAAGCTCATCGAGATGATACTGACCGATACAATCGGCAAAATTGCATATATCTCTATACAGCATAATATTAACACCTATGAACAGGCAAAATCCGTAAGGTTTGATGTTCTTGTACAAACTGAAAACGGTAAATTTTATGATGTGGAAATGCAGGTGAGTAACGAGAAGAATATATCTAAAAGAATGAGGTTTTACCAAGCAGCTATAGATATTTCGTTCTTGGATAAAGGGAATTTCTATAACGATTTAAATGAAAGCTTTATAATTTTTATCTGTTTATTTGATGTTCTAGGCAAAAATAGATCTATTTATACCTTTGAAAATATTTGTCTTGAAGATAAAAACATATCTTTACAAGACGGCACGAAAAAGGTTATAATAAACGCAGAGGCATTTAAGGATACTAAAAACAAAGAATTAAAAGAATTTTTAGAATATCTTAAAACAGGTAAAACAAAAAGCGAATTTACAAGGGAGATAGAAACTATGATACAAGCAGTCAAAAATAATGAACAGGCAAGACAAGAATATAGATTAATGTCTACTTTTGAGATGGATGCTAGGTATAAGGGTATTTATGAAACTAAGCGAGAAACGGCTAAAATATTAAAACAGTTGGGTGACTCTTTGCAAAAAATTATGCAAGTTACAGGTCTTACCGAATCCGAAATCGAAAAACTGTAA
- the lepA gene encoding translation elongation factor 4 produces MLNPENIRNFCIVAHIDHGKSTLSDRLIEKTKIIDERYHRNQMTDDMDIERERGITIKSHAVRIPYTAKDGKNYVLNFVDTPGHVDFSYEVSRAIASCEGAILIIDATQGVESQTLSNMYLALEHDLEILPVINKIDLPAADIDAAKHQIDHDLGLDSDAAVAVSAKTGENIDVLFEAIITTFPPPKGSKDNPLQALIFDCHYDPYRGVVVHVRVFEGMIKPGMTIRFMNTGGEYKVEETGTFVLDLVKQDSLQAGEVGYIIAGIKTVSDVGVGDTITDASAPCKAPLSGFKEVKPVVFSSVYPTDTNDYEELRESFEKLKLNDASLTWEKDSSLALGHGFRCGFLGLLHLEIVQERLEREFDQSVIFTAPSVRYKLTMRTGEEIICDNPADYPDEGLIASAEEPYIKATLITPTNYLGNVMSLCMEKRGVQTNMTYLDEKRVEMTYEMPLAEVLFDFYDRLKSISRGYASFDYEVIETRPTDLAKIDILINGKPVDALAQLAYKPSAYDKARLVCEKLKDEIPRQQFKIPIQGAIGSQIIARETISALRKDVLAKCYGGDITRKRKLLEKQKEGKKRMKMIGDVELPQSAFLAVLKTKED; encoded by the coding sequence ATGTTAAATCCTGAAAATATACGCAATTTTTGTATTGTAGCTCACATAGACCACGGTAAGTCGACCTTATCCGATAGGCTTATCGAAAAGACTAAAATAATCGATGAGCGCTATCACCGCAATCAGATGACCGACGATATGGATATAGAGCGGGAGCGGGGCATTACCATAAAAAGCCATGCCGTCCGAATTCCTTATACGGCTAAGGATGGTAAAAACTATGTTTTAAACTTTGTAGATACTCCCGGGCATGTAGACTTTTCCTATGAGGTTTCGCGTGCCATTGCCTCTTGCGAGGGAGCCATCTTAATAATTGATGCTACTCAGGGCGTTGAATCCCAAACCCTTTCAAATATGTATCTTGCCCTTGAGCATGATTTGGAAATTCTTCCGGTCATAAACAAGATTGATTTACCTGCGGCCGATATAGATGCTGCAAAACATCAGATAGACCATGACCTGGGACTTGACTCCGATGCGGCTGTGGCCGTTTCTGCAAAGACAGGCGAAAATATCGATGTCCTTTTTGAAGCTATTATAACAACATTTCCTCCGCCAAAGGGTTCAAAGGATAATCCATTACAGGCTCTTATCTTCGACTGTCACTACGACCCTTATCGGGGAGTTGTAGTCCATGTGCGTGTTTTTGAAGGAATGATAAAACCCGGAATGACTATCCGCTTTATGAATACGGGAGGCGAATACAAGGTAGAAGAAACGGGAACCTTTGTCCTCGATCTTGTAAAGCAGGATTCATTGCAGGCAGGAGAAGTAGGCTATATAATTGCAGGTATTAAAACCGTTTCGGATGTAGGTGTAGGAGATACCATCACCGATGCCTCTGCTCCATGCAAGGCTCCATTATCAGGCTTTAAAGAAGTAAAGCCCGTAGTTTTTTCTTCCGTCTATCCTACAGATACAAACGATTATGAGGAGCTCCGCGAATCCTTTGAAAAATTAAAACTGAACGATGCAAGTTTGACATGGGAAAAAGATTCTTCCCTTGCCCTCGGCCACGGTTTTAGGTGCGGCTTTTTAGGACTTCTTCATCTTGAAATCGTACAAGAAAGGTTGGAAAGGGAATTCGATCAGTCGGTTATTTTTACGGCTCCCTCGGTACGCTATAAACTTACCATGCGTACGGGAGAAGAAATTATTTGCGATAACCCGGCCGATTATCCCGACGAGGGACTTATAGCCTCGGCTGAAGAGCCTTATATAAAGGCAACGCTTATAACGCCTACAAATTATCTTGGAAATGTTATGTCCCTCTGTATGGAAAAAAGGGGAGTGCAGACCAATATGACTTACTTGGATGAAAAAAGGGTTGAGATGACCTACGAGATGCCATTAGCCGAGGTCTTGTTCGATTTTTATGACAGGCTTAAAAGTATAAGCCGCGGTTATGCTTCCTTTGATTACGAGGTTATAGAAACCCGTCCTACCGACTTGGCAAAGATAGATATTTTAATTAACGGAAAGCCCGTTGATGCTCTTGCCCAGCTTGCATATAAACCGAGTGCCTATGATAAGGCACGCCTTGTCTGCGAAAAACTTAAAGACGAAATTCCTCGTCAACAGTTTAAGATACCGATTCAGGGAGCTATCGGAAGTCAGATAATAGCCAGAGAAACGATTTCAGCCTTGCGTAAGGACGTTCTTGCCAAATGCTACGGAGGCGACATCACCCGAAAGCGTAAACTTCTCGAAAAGCAAAAGGAAGGAAAAAAACGCATGAAGATGATAGGCGATGTAGAGCTCCCGCAGTCAGCATTCTTAGCAGTATTGAAGACTAAGGAAGATTAA
- a CDS encoding RnfABCDGE type electron transport complex subunit B, giving the protein MNIILLTLAVSLVLSLLLGLLLGFFKKIFYVEPDKTAAAVREVLPGANCGACGYPGCDGFAAAVAAGDAPVNGCPVGAAPVAEAIGKIMGVDASASARVAVLTCQGSHDVCRDKCDYVGVKTCKAAKISINGTKECDWGCIGLGDCERACPFDAIHIKENGLPEVDYDKCTGCAVCVAQCPQHVLTTVPINQKGAIALCSCRNPRKPQIMKNCKRGCIKCMKCEKNCPTGAIKVIDGIPKVDYTLCDSCNKCVEGCPTKVLMLTENKVKFNSCTSCEGCQSA; this is encoded by the coding sequence ATGAATATTATTTTATTGACCTTGGCCGTATCGCTGGTATTATCTCTTTTGTTGGGCCTTTTGTTGGGCTTTTTTAAGAAAATCTTTTATGTAGAACCGGATAAGACGGCTGCAGCCGTAAGAGAGGTGCTTCCGGGAGCAAACTGCGGTGCCTGCGGTTATCCCGGCTGTGACGGATTTGCAGCAGCAGTTGCGGCAGGAGATGCACCCGTAAACGGATGCCCTGTAGGAGCAGCCCCTGTTGCCGAGGCCATAGGAAAGATAATGGGAGTTGATGCCTCGGCTTCTGCCAGAGTTGCGGTTTTAACCTGCCAAGGCTCTCACGATGTTTGCCGAGATAAGTGCGACTATGTAGGCGTAAAAACCTGTAAGGCCGCAAAGATTTCGATTAACGGAACAAAGGAATGTGATTGGGGTTGTATAGGCCTTGGCGACTGCGAGCGTGCATGCCCCTTTGATGCCATTCATATCAAAGAAAACGGACTTCCTGAAGTAGACTATGATAAGTGTACGGGCTGTGCTGTCTGTGTTGCCCAGTGTCCGCAGCATGTTCTAACGACAGTTCCTATCAATCAAAAAGGAGCTATAGCCCTCTGTTCATGCAGAAACCCGCGTAAGCCTCAAATTATGAAAAACTGTAAACGAGGCTGCATAAAGTGCATGAAGTGCGAAAAGAATTGTCCTACGGGAGCTATCAAGGTAATAGACGGAATACCCAAGGTAGATTATACCCTTTGCGATTCCTGCAATAAGTGTGTTGAAGGCTGCCCGACAAAGGTACTTATGCTTACCGAAAACAAGGTAAAGTTTAACTCTTGCACATCTTGCGAAGGATGCCAAAGCGCATAA
- the era gene encoding GTPase Era codes for MNSGVVTIIGRPSAGKSTFLNTASGEKVSIVSSIPQTTRNAIRGIVNTTKGQIVFIDTPGYHKSEKKLNLKLQEIAKTRLEEGDAVLYLIDLSREFGEEEKNICSLLIPLQNKTVIGLNKADLKSSKAELVKKELLSLLPDIPQERIFEISALKDEGINEILSLLIELLPEGEALYPEDIYTDQDVVFRITEIIREQAILHTREEIPHALYAGVEDAEMRKNGKELWVRAFLYVEKESQKAMLIGKGAAVIKSIRIKSMAELRKIFPYKVQLDLQVRVNKNWRQKDNIIKKISY; via the coding sequence ATGAACAGCGGAGTTGTAACGATAATAGGCCGCCCTTCAGCCGGAAAGTCTACATTTTTAAATACGGCTTCAGGTGAAAAGGTTTCGATTGTCTCATCAATTCCGCAAACCACCCGAAATGCAATAAGGGGTATCGTAAACACTACCAAGGGACAAATAGTTTTTATAGACACCCCCGGCTACCACAAATCCGAAAAAAAATTAAACCTAAAACTTCAAGAAATTGCTAAAACCCGCTTAGAAGAAGGAGACGCTGTTTTATATCTGATAGACCTTTCACGGGAATTCGGAGAAGAAGAAAAAAATATCTGCTCTCTTCTTATTCCCCTGCAAAATAAAACCGTAATAGGCCTAAACAAAGCCGACCTCAAATCCTCAAAAGCTGAACTTGTAAAAAAAGAGCTTTTAAGTCTCTTGCCAGATATTCCGCAAGAAAGAATCTTTGAAATTTCCGCCCTAAAGGATGAGGGCATAAATGAAATTCTTTCCCTCCTCATAGAACTCCTCCCCGAAGGAGAAGCCCTCTACCCTGAGGACATCTACACCGATCAGGATGTAGTCTTTAGGATTACGGAGATTATAAGGGAACAGGCCATTCTTCACACAAGGGAAGAAATCCCTCATGCCCTCTATGCAGGGGTAGAAGATGCCGAAATGCGTAAAAACGGCAAAGAGCTCTGGGTTCGAGCCTTCCTCTATGTCGAAAAAGAAAGCCAAAAGGCTATGCTCATAGGCAAGGGAGCCGCCGTAATCAAGAGCATAAGGATAAAATCCATGGCCGAACTGCGTAAAATTTTCCCCTACAAGGTTCAATTGGATCTTCAAGTCCGCGTAAACAAAAACTGGCGGCAAAAAGATAATATAATAAAAAAAATCTCGTATTAA
- the purH gene encoding bifunctional phosphoribosylaminoimidazolecarboxamide formyltransferase/IMP cyclohydrolase — MGLVLASVSDKTGLKDFASRLKAAGYDFIASGGTAKALQEAGIKVKEVSEYTSSPEILGGRVKTLHPMIHGGILARDTEEDRAELKSLGFSGIDIVIANLYPFEKTINSPDSTESDCIENIDIGGVALLRAAAKNYSRVTIICDPDDYDEVSSEIEKTGEIPLSLRKRLAIKAFDLCTRYDAAITSWLSGLSRLSEGMEEKTSLTLCAYPGQDLRYGENPHQKAWLYTNEPKAGPLGGKVLQGKALSYNNILDADAAWRAVSMFTKPAAVVVKHLTPCGLAEINEEPLKSSSSASPNSEVSLALRAAIDCDPVSAFGSIIALNRPFDKSSVEALGSLFVECIIAPLFTEEAKELLSGKKNLRLIEAPILQEKEAYEYKSVLGGFLKQEKDLGDPEGTEYKDAAERKTEPLERSLLQFAMKACTMVKSNAILLAAPIDLSNPQKGFCSVGIGCGQPNRVDAARQAIERAGERVKNSVLASDAFFPFPDTIEEAAKAGIKAVIQPGGSIRDDLSIEECNKHGMAMLITGVRHFKH, encoded by the coding sequence ATGGGATTGGTATTGGCATCGGTTTCCGATAAGACTGGTTTAAAGGATTTTGCTTCCCGCTTAAAAGCGGCAGGTTATGATTTTATTGCCTCAGGAGGAACGGCTAAGGCCTTACAAGAGGCCGGTATTAAAGTAAAAGAAGTTTCGGAATACACATCTTCTCCTGAAATTTTAGGCGGGAGGGTTAAAACTCTTCACCCTATGATTCACGGCGGGATTTTAGCCCGAGATACCGAAGAGGATAGGGCAGAGCTAAAATCGCTCGGCTTTAGCGGCATAGACATTGTGATAGCCAACCTATACCCTTTTGAAAAAACTATTAATTCCCCCGATTCAACTGAAAGCGATTGTATCGAAAACATAGACATAGGCGGTGTAGCTCTTTTAAGGGCAGCTGCAAAAAACTATTCCCGCGTTACAATTATCTGCGACCCGGACGATTATGACGAAGTTTCTTCCGAAATTGAAAAGACGGGAGAGATTCCTCTTTCCTTACGCAAAAGGTTGGCAATAAAGGCCTTTGACCTTTGTACCCGCTACGATGCTGCAATAACTTCTTGGCTTAGCGGGCTAAGCCGGCTTAGCGAAGGTATGGAAGAAAAAACCTCTCTTACCCTGTGTGCTTATCCCGGGCAGGATTTGCGTTACGGGGAAAACCCTCATCAAAAGGCTTGGCTTTATACAAACGAGCCTAAGGCCGGCCCCTTGGGAGGAAAGGTCTTACAGGGAAAGGCTCTTTCCTATAACAATATCCTCGATGCCGACGCTGCGTGGAGGGCAGTTTCTATGTTTACAAAACCTGCGGCCGTTGTGGTAAAACACCTTACCCCCTGCGGCCTTGCCGAAATAAATGAAGAACCTTTAAAAAGCTCTTCCTCCGCTTCCCCTAATTCGGAAGTTTCTCTTGCTTTAAGGGCAGCCATCGACTGCGATCCAGTTTCGGCCTTTGGAAGTATAATCGCCTTAAACCGTCCTTTCGATAAGTCTTCGGTTGAAGCCCTTGGCTCCTTATTTGTTGAGTGCATCATAGCTCCTCTTTTTACCGAAGAAGCAAAAGAACTTTTATCCGGCAAAAAAAACTTACGCTTAATCGAAGCTCCCATTCTTCAAGAAAAAGAAGCGTATGAATATAAGTCTGTCTTGGGCGGTTTTTTAAAGCAAGAAAAAGACTTGGGAGACCCCGAAGGTACTGAATATAAAGACGCAGCGGAAAGAAAGACTGAGCCTTTAGAAAGGTCTCTTTTACAATTTGCCATGAAGGCTTGCACTATGGTTAAATCCAATGCCATTTTGCTCGCGGCCCCGATAGACTTGTCAAATCCCCAAAAAGGTTTTTGTTCCGTCGGTATAGGCTGCGGTCAGCCCAACAGAGTAGATGCAGCCCGCCAAGCCATCGAAAGAGCCGGTGAAAGAGTTAAAAACTCTGTCCTAGCCTCCGATGCCTTTTTTCCATTTCCCGACACAATCGAGGAAGCTGCAAAAGCCGGCATAAAAGCCGTAATCCAGCCCGGCGGCTCAATCCGCGATGACTTAAGCATCGAAGAATGCAACAAACACGGAATGGCCATGCTGATAACGGGCGTAAGGCATTTTAAGCATTAG
- the purN gene encoding phosphoribosylglycinamide formyltransferase — protein MKKKLAVLVSGNGSNLQAVIDGIKNGSIDYKIEAVVSNKKEAFALSRAEREGIKTIYLPFKKGSSRNEYDALLAEKVKEFKPDYVLLLGWMRILTDSFISSFKDRLINLHPALPGTFPGTEAIERQYEAFMKGEISRCGIMTHFVPDEGVDSGPVIFTEEVPVFKGDRLEDFEKRVHEAEHALVIKTLKFLSKV, from the coding sequence ATGAAAAAAAAACTTGCGGTGCTGGTTTCGGGAAACGGGTCTAATCTTCAAGCCGTAATTGACGGAATAAAAAACGGCTCCATTGATTATAAGATTGAGGCTGTGGTTTCAAACAAAAAAGAAGCCTTTGCTCTCAGCCGTGCCGAAAGGGAGGGAATAAAGACTATTTATCTTCCTTTTAAAAAAGGCTCATCTCGAAATGAATATGATGCTCTCCTTGCCGAAAAGGTTAAGGAGTTTAAGCCCGATTATGTTTTGTTATTAGGCTGGATGAGAATTTTAACTGACAGCTTTATATCTTCGTTTAAGGATAGGCTTATAAATCTTCATCCTGCCCTGCCCGGAACATTTCCTGGGACGGAGGCTATCGAAAGGCAGTACGAGGCTTTTATGAAAGGAGAAATCTCACGCTGCGGGATTATGACCCACTTTGTTCCTGATGAAGGAGTCGATTCGGGGCCTGTAATTTTTACTGAGGAAGTTCCGGTTTTTAAGGGAGACAGACTTGAAGATTTTGAAAAAAGAGTGCATGAGGCGGAACATGCTCTTGTAATAAAAACGCTAAAATTTTTATCAAAGGTTTGA